The following DNA comes from Bacteroidota bacterium.
GGTAATGTTAAAGAAAGCGGTCCTGTAGTAAAAGACATTACTGCAACATTTACGAACGGAACTGCTACAGGTATCTGGACTACTTCTGAAGGTACACCTTTTAATGATTCATTAAGAGCAGCCTTGGTTGCGGGAAAGATATATTTAAATGTTCACACCTCTGCAAATCCGGGTGGTGAAATAAGGGGTCAAGTACTTTTATCTTCTGGCGCAGGACTTTTTTGCTCACTTGAAGGAACACAGGAAGTTCCCGTTATTACTACAACTGCAAAAGGCACAGGTGCATATACTTTAACAAGAGCAGGACTCGGCTTTAATATTACGGTTAACGGATTAAGCGGAGCAATTACATCTGCACATTTTCATTACGGAGACCAAGGTGTTGCAGGTCCTGTTGTACGGGATATTGGTACAAGTATTAATGGAAATACTATAGTCGGCTATTGGAGAACATCAAATGATCCTTCACCATTGAATGATACGCTGATATCAGCTTTACTTAATGGAAAAATCTATGTTAATGTTCATACTTCTGCAAATCCTGGCGGTGAAATAAGAGGACAAGTTCTAGTAAGAGAAGGGATAGGTTTTAATTCCAATATAAATGGTACTCAGGAAGTTCCACCTGTTTCAACAACTGCTAAAGGAACCGGTTCTTATACTTTAAATGACGGTGGACTTATATATACAATGACATTAAACGGATTATCAGGCGCAGCTACAGGAGCACACTTCCATAATGCTGCAACAGGTGTCAGCGGTCCTGTTGTAAGGGATATTTTAAGCAGTTTTGTAAATAATACGGGGACTGGCGTCTGGAAAAGAACAGATGCATCAGCCTTAACAAATACACTTATAGCTGAGATAGTTGCTAACAATGTTTATGCAAACGTACATACAGTTGCAAATCCGGGTGGAGAAATAAGAGGTCAGGTATTAACCGGAAGTGTCGCGATTACCGGAATTCAGCAGATAGGTACTGTGATTGCAGATAAGTTTTCATTATATCAAAACTATCCTAATCCTTTTAATCCATCGACTGAAATAAGATTTGATTTACCAAAATCAGGTTTTGTTACGTTGAAAATATTTGATATGACCGGAAGAGAAGTTTCTCAATTGTTAAATCAAAATATTAATGCTGGAAGCTTTAAGGTTAATTTTAATGCTGCAGGTCTTTCAAGCGGCGCTTATTATTACAAACTTCAAAGTGATGGATTTGTTGAAAGTAAAAAAATGATGTTAGTAAAATAAGATTTGTTAGTTCTAATAATGAATACATAAAGCCTGATGGAGCAATCTATCGGGCTTTTTTATAATATAATAACTACTGATTTTTTAAAAAAGAAGTATTTTCTATAAATAAAAATATGAAAAAAAGTATTGTAATTTTTTTCTTTCTGTTGACAAATTTTACATTGGCGCAATCGGGCTGGTTTAGTTTAACAAATTCTTCCCCTGCAGATTTATTTGATATTTACTTCGTCAATTCAACCACGGGTATTGTGGCCGGTGGAACACTTACTTATGGGTTAATCCTTCGCACTACAAATTCCGGTGTAAGTTGGGATTCCATTGATGTTCCGGCGAATGGCAATATGTTTAGAGATTTAGAATTTACAGATGCAAATACTGGATATGCTGTCGGCAATGGAGGAGTTATAATTAAAACTACAAATGCGGGAGCTAACTGGACAGCATTGGTTAGTGGAACAACTCAAAACTTGCGGTGTATTTCCTTTTATCCTTCCGGCACAGGTGCGACGGGAATGGCATCAGGATTTAACGGGACAATATTGAAAACAGTAAATGCCGGAGCAAACTGGACAGTTTTAAACACAGGTCTGACAACAGAAACTTTATACTCAATCCAATATGTTGACGGAAATATTGCCTATGCCGTGGGCGGTACTCAATCAAACGTGCATACGATAATTAAGACAACTAACGGTGGAACGAACTGGCTTCCTCAAAGCGCCGGTTTGAATAATCTTTTGAGAGGAGTATTTTTTCAAGATGTAAATACAGGTTACGCAGTAGGGGATAATGGAAATATTATTAAGACTACTAATGGCGGTTCTAACTGGCAAATACTTGCCGGCGGGGTAACGAATTCACTCTTAAGAGATATTTATTTTGTAAATTCAGCGACGGGATACATTGCAGCAGGATTCGCAAAGATTTATAAAACTACTAATTCAGGTGTAAACTGGATTCAGCAAAATACAACTGCAACACAGGATTTGCAAAGTGTTTACTTTCAAAACTCTTCAACAGGGTACATTGTCGGTAATAAAGGTGTAATATTAAAAACCGTTAATGGGGGAGTAGGAGTAAGAAAAGTATCAAGTGAAGTTCCTCAATCATTTTCATTAAATCAAAACTATCCAAATCCTTTCAATCCTACGACAGAAATAACATTTAATATATCTCAAGCCGGATTTGTTTTGTTAAAAATATTTGATTTAAAAGGAAAAGAAATATCTAACCTTATAAATGAAAAAATAATTCCGGGAAGTTATTCAATGAATTTTAATGCTTCAGGTTTATCAAGCGGAGTATATTACTACAGATTAACTGTGAATGAATATAGCGAAACTAAAAAAATGGTTTTGATAAAATAATTTTTATAAAAAAAGCCCTTGGCATTTCTACCAAGGGCTATAAAAAATTCCAATCAATTAATAACTATTACTTCCATAAATCGTCACCAGAATAATTTAAGAGCTAACAACAATTATTGTTTTTCTGAATAGGCGGGCATTTTTCCGTACCATAGGAACAAAACACACAGCAATCGCCTTGCAAGGGCTTTAATAAAGATTTACATTTTTTGCATTCATAGAAATATTGGCACGCATCCGTTGGCATGGTTTCAATTTTTTCACTACCGCAGTGCGGACAAGTAATTATTGATTGT
Coding sequences within:
- a CDS encoding T9SS type A sorting domain-containing protein → MKKSIVIFFFLLTNFTLAQSGWFSLTNSSPADLFDIYFVNSTTGIVAGGTLTYGLILRTTNSGVSWDSIDVPANGNMFRDLEFTDANTGYAVGNGGVIIKTTNAGANWTALVSGTTQNLRCISFYPSGTGATGMASGFNGTILKTVNAGANWTVLNTGLTTETLYSIQYVDGNIAYAVGGTQSNVHTIIKTTNGGTNWLPQSAGLNNLLRGVFFQDVNTGYAVGDNGNIIKTTNGGSNWQILAGGVTNSLLRDIYFVNSATGYIAAGFAKIYKTTNSGVNWIQQNTTATQDLQSVYFQNSSTGYIVGNKGVILKTVNGGVGVRKVSSEVPQSFSLNQNYPNPFNPTTEITFNISQAGFVLLKIFDLKGKEISNLINEKIIPGSYSMNFNASGLSSGVYYYRLTVNEYSETKKMVLIK